A single region of the Solwaraspora sp. WMMD406 genome encodes:
- a CDS encoding type II toxin-antitoxin system VapB family antitoxin — protein sequence MSRTVIDVDDEMLLRAQRALRTTTKRDTVNAALELAAAVDANRRAELLESFRELLVRLDVDLIEQDEADDHKDIAA from the coding sequence ATGAGTCGCACCGTGATCGACGTCGACGACGAGATGCTGCTCCGCGCTCAGCGTGCCCTGCGGACCACCACCAAGCGGGACACGGTGAACGCCGCGCTTGAGCTGGCCGCCGCTGTCGATGCCAACCGTCGAGCCGAGTTGCTGGAGTCCTTCCGCGAACTACTCGTCCGGCTCGATGTCGACCTCATCGAGCAGGACGAGGCTGACGATCACAAGGACATCGCGGCGTGA
- a CDS encoding YnfA family protein → MTVARSLVLFVLAAVAEIGGAWLIWQGWREHRGLLWIAAGVMALGLYGFAASLQPDPNFGRILAAYGGVFVAGSLAWGVVVDKFRPDRWDITGAVICLIGVAVIMYAPRG, encoded by the coding sequence GTGACCGTCGCACGCTCCCTCGTCCTGTTCGTGCTCGCCGCAGTCGCCGAGATCGGCGGGGCCTGGCTGATCTGGCAGGGCTGGCGGGAGCACCGTGGCCTGCTGTGGATCGCCGCCGGGGTAATGGCGCTCGGGCTGTACGGGTTCGCGGCATCGTTACAGCCGGATCCGAACTTCGGCCGGATCCTCGCCGCCTACGGCGGGGTCTTCGTCGCCGGCTCGCTCGCCTGGGGCGTCGTGGTGGACAAGTTCCGGCCGGATCGCTGGGACATCACCGGCGCGGTGATCTGCCTGATCGGCGTCGCCGTCATCATGTACGCCCCACGCGGCTGA